AGAGGAATGGATCGGATATGTTCTGGAGCGTTACCGTGAGGAAGGAAGCAGCTGGGGGCCGGAGCAATTTGAGGCTGTGCTCAGAGAGCAGATTGACGGCTTTCTGGCGGGACGCATTGCCGGCGGTATTGCCCCGGATACGCGGATTGTTTATATTGCGGGGCCGACTGGGGTCGGCAAGACAACAACGATCGCCAAGCTGGCAGCGGAGCAATTGTTCAAGCAAGGCCGCAAGGTTGGGCTGATTACCTCGGATACTTACCGGATATCGGCCGTTGAACAGCTTAGAACCTACGCCTCCATTCTCAACATGCCGCTGGAGGTTGTGCAATCACCGGGCGATCTGCAGCGGGCGATGTTCCGGCTGGAGAGCTGTGATCTGGTGTTAATGGATACTGCCGGACGGAATTACCGCAATGAAATCCTGGTGGCTGAACTGCAGAGTCTGCTCGCCAAGGAGCTTAAGAGCGAGACACTGCTGGTGCTGAGCCTGACCTCGAAGAGCCGTGATATGAAAAAGATTGCAGAGCACTTCGGCAGATATCAGCTGGACAAGGTAGTATTCACGAAGCTGGATGAAACGGGCAGCTTTGGCCCGCTGTTCAATGTCTTGAATGATTATCCGCTGAAGCTCTCTTATATTACCAACGGACAAAATGTTCCGGATGATCTTCTGATGGCCACCGGGGAGCAGATTGGCGGCATGCTGCTGGGAACAGGGGGCGGGTGATGGACCAGGCGCAGGCATTAAGACGGCTGGTTTCCAGCCAGGATACAAGGCAGGCTCCCGGAAGCGGTGCCTCCGCCCGGATCATCACGGTATGCAGCGGGAAGGGGGGAGTCGGGAAGTCGAATTTCACCCTTAACTTCGCGCTTGCGCTGAAGGCCATGGGACGGAGAGTGCTTCTGTTCGATGCCGATATCGGCATGGCCAATATTGATGTCCTGATGGGAGTCTCCTCCAGATACAATCTGTACCACCTGCTCAAGCGGGAGGCGGAGATCGGACAGATTATTCAACTCGGACCGCAAGCCTTACCCTTCATTGCAGGGGGCTCCGGGATGGACGAGCTGTTCACACTCTCTGAGGCGGATCTGAACTACTTTACCACACAGATTGCAAGCATTGCCGATACCATGGATTTTATCCTGTTTGACACAGGGGCGGGGCTGTCCAAGGAAACGATGAAATTCATCACTTCTGCCGACGACTGCCTGGTGGTGACCACGCCAGAGCCTACCGCAATTACAGATGCGTATGCACTGATGAAGGTTGTTCATAATACGCATCCGGAGGTCTCATTCAGGCTGATTGTCAATCAGGCAGGGGATGAACGGGAGGCGCGGGCCACCAGTGACAAAATCCGGATGGCAGCCAGCCGCTTCCTGCAGCTTGAGCTTCCCTTCCTCGGTTACATCAGCAGTGATCCGCATGTAGTACAGGCTGTTAAGAAACAAATTCCATTCTCAGTGGCTTTTCCGAACAGTATTGCAGCCAGGGATGTGCAGAGGCTTGCGCAGAGCTATCTGGCTGCGGATTCAGTAGAAACCGCTAAAGTACAAGGCATCAAGGGATTCATCAGCAAGTGGTTGAAACGAAACAGATAATTGTTCTGAATTTAAGGGACAGAGGTGGAAAAGCTATGAGGCCATATAAAGTTCTGGTTGTTGATGATTCTGCATTCATGCGCAAGATCATTTCCGATTTAATAGAGAATGATGCCGACTTTCAAGTCACAGCGACAGCTGCCAACGGACGCGAGGCGATTGAGAAGGTTAACGAGCTTCGTCCGGATCTCGTAACCATGGATGTGGAGATGCCTGAGATGAATGGCCTGGAGGCGCTCAAAAGTATCATGGCCCAGCATCCGCTCCCGGTAATTATGCTGTCCGGCATCAATGAAGAGGGGATGAAGGAGACGATTCTGGCCTTGGAGTGGGGGGCTTTCGATTTCATCCGAAAGCCGTCCATTTCAAACTCCCAGGATATCATCGCTGTCGGAGAATCCCTCCGGGAGCAGATGAAGGAGGCGATGATGGCGCGCGAGCGGCGCGAAGCCCGCGCCTCCTCCGTCAAGTTGCCTGAGCCTCCTCCTCCCGCTGCTGAATCGTCTGCTCCACGGGCTGTTGTGGAGCCGGTGAGACGGAAGCTGGAGCCGTCCAAGAAGGAAGCGGATAAAGCGCCGCTTCAGGGCACGGAGAAGCCGAGGGTCAGGGCACCGCTTGAACCGCCGGCTGACAAACGCAAGCCGGAAGCCCGCACTGAGCCGCCCACT
The window above is part of the Paenibacillus sp. FSL H8-0048 genome. Proteins encoded here:
- a CDS encoding MinD/ParA family protein — its product is MMDQAQALRRLVSSQDTRQAPGSGASARIITVCSGKGGVGKSNFTLNFALALKAMGRRVLLFDADIGMANIDVLMGVSSRYNLYHLLKREAEIGQIIQLGPQALPFIAGGSGMDELFTLSEADLNYFTTQIASIADTMDFILFDTGAGLSKETMKFITSADDCLVVTTPEPTAITDAYALMKVVHNTHPEVSFRLIVNQAGDEREARATSDKIRMAASRFLQLELPFLGYISSDPHVVQAVKKQIPFSVAFPNSIAARDVQRLAQSYLAADSVETAKVQGIKGFISKWLKRNR
- the flhF gene encoding flagellar biosynthesis protein FlhF, whose translation is MRVKRYVVDTMPDAMHSIRSELGSDAVILSTKEIKVGGFMGMFTKKKIEVVAAVENGAKAAAQEKIPAPPLNIPRNAVPEAYQKAASAAAPPLPPPVTVREAAAAKSFAEIAAALADPLEQGGGVAVMPPLAKTEPPDIRTEDITAGQPSVTQPEESRRKLAAIYDPLAAEQPEPESAAATESDVLREIRDMKQWMERIARYSSGAAELPDALESLRSRLIDQETDAVLVEEWIGYVLERYREEGSSWGPEQFEAVLREQIDGFLAGRIAGGIAPDTRIVYIAGPTGVGKTTTIAKLAAEQLFKQGRKVGLITSDTYRISAVEQLRTYASILNMPLEVVQSPGDLQRAMFRLESCDLVLMDTAGRNYRNEILVAELQSLLAKELKSETLLVLSLTSKSRDMKKIAEHFGRYQLDKVVFTKLDETGSFGPLFNVLNDYPLKLSYITNGQNVPDDLLMATGEQIGGMLLGTGGG